The proteins below come from a single Edaphobacter acidisoli genomic window:
- the purF gene encoding amidophosphoribosyltransferase: MIDDMQDDATPFDKLREECGVMAVYNHPDAARLTYWGLYSLQHRGQESAGIASADGQQVNDIKGMGLVSEIFTDDVLARLPGHMAIGHTRYSTTGDSALLNAQPISVESTRGLIAIAHNGNLVNLGNSRERLERDGAVFQTTSDTEIIVQLIAHSKCSTLVDCIADSLAQVDGAFSIVMMTRNRVFAARDPHGFRPLSMGRIPGVDGAPDTFVFASETCAFDLLHAKYERDVEPGELVMVSEDGVTSRRFARETVPTASCVFEHVYFSRPDSRVFGRWVQKSREEMGRQLARESGVPADLVVPVPDSGVTAALGYAAESGIPFNFGLIRNHYVGRTFIQPEQRVRDFGVRMKLNPVRSLLDGKRVILIDDSIIRGTTSRKIVRMVRAAGAKEVHMRISCPPTISPCFYGVDTPSKKDLIAANHSIEDICKFIEADSLAYLSLPGLTHSCTTGEPVDGLSPASFCTACYTGEYPTQWVDVSEILPAGAAL; encoded by the coding sequence ATGATCGACGATATGCAAGACGACGCGACTCCTTTTGACAAGCTGCGCGAAGAGTGCGGTGTGATGGCTGTTTATAACCATCCTGATGCGGCGCGGCTTACTTACTGGGGCCTGTATTCGCTGCAGCATCGCGGGCAGGAGTCGGCCGGTATCGCTTCGGCTGATGGCCAGCAGGTGAACGACATCAAGGGTATGGGGCTGGTCTCGGAGATCTTCACCGACGACGTGCTGGCGCGGCTGCCCGGCCACATGGCCATCGGGCATACGCGCTACTCTACGACGGGTGACTCGGCGCTGCTGAATGCGCAGCCCATCTCGGTCGAGAGCACGCGAGGGTTGATTGCGATTGCGCACAACGGCAACCTGGTGAACCTGGGCAACTCGCGTGAGCGGCTGGAGCGCGATGGGGCGGTCTTTCAGACGACTTCGGATACGGAGATCATCGTTCAGCTTATTGCGCACTCGAAGTGCTCCACGCTGGTGGACTGTATTGCCGACTCGCTCGCGCAGGTGGACGGAGCGTTTTCCATTGTGATGATGACGCGCAACCGAGTCTTTGCGGCGCGCGATCCGCATGGCTTCCGGCCGCTTTCGATGGGGCGCATTCCTGGCGTAGATGGCGCGCCGGATACGTTTGTGTTTGCATCTGAGACCTGCGCCTTCGACTTGCTTCATGCGAAGTACGAGCGCGATGTGGAGCCGGGCGAGCTGGTGATGGTCTCGGAAGATGGCGTGACCAGCAGGCGTTTTGCGCGTGAGACTGTTCCGACTGCTTCGTGCGTCTTCGAGCACGTCTACTTCTCACGGCCCGACTCGCGGGTCTTCGGCCGCTGGGTGCAGAAGTCGCGTGAGGAGATGGGCCGTCAGCTTGCGCGTGAGTCCGGTGTTCCTGCCGATCTGGTTGTGCCTGTGCCTGACTCAGGCGTGACGGCTGCGCTTGGCTATGCGGCAGAGTCGGGGATTCCGTTCAATTTCGGACTGATCCGGAATCACTATGTGGGGCGCACGTTTATTCAGCCGGAGCAGCGCGTGAGGGACTTCGGCGTGCGGATGAAGCTGAACCCGGTGCGCAGCTTGCTCGATGGCAAACGCGTCATCCTGATCGATGACTCGATCATTCGCGGGACTACGTCGCGCAAGATTGTCCGCATGGTGCGGGCGGCGGGAGCGAAGGAGGTGCATATGCGCATCTCATGTCCGCCGACGATATCGCCATGCTTCTATGGCGTGGACACGCCGAGCAAGAAGGACCTGATCGCGGCGAACCATTCGATTGAAGATATCTGCAAGTTCATCGAGGCGGATTCGCTGGCATACCTGTCGCTGCCTGGGCTGACGCACTCGTGCACGACGGGCGAGCCGGTGGATGGGCTGTCGCCTGCTTCGTTCTGCACGGCGTGCTATACGGGGGAGTATCCGACGCAGTGGGTGGATGTGTCGGAGATTCTGCCGGCTGGGGCTGCGCTGTAG
- the bamA gene encoding outer membrane protein assembly factor BamA: MRIFTVNRESGSSLKCKTKPVCTRSSRSRIVCAVAFVALAALSAAVLPAQTLPGISTPSASSLTPQTLCTPEVIGNRRIPKESVLARLFSHEGDTYDPAVVERDFNSLWNTSYFDDVRIEKVDTPKCVQLVIYVREKPTIREIDYKGLSSVTQSDVLDRFKKAKVDISVESQYDPTVVKRAEVVLRDLLAEHGHQFATIVTQVKTIPPAYVNITFNIKEGPTVKVGKIEFQGNQQVSSRVLRRAMVNSRPIGIPHSIILENLFARTFDESKLDEDTERVRQAYRDRGYFKALTSTPITHVRDAGGLNPFTLRPSKGKRIDILMPVEEGARYRLGTITFKGNKAVTNTKVLRAQFAMKDGDWFDAGKFGKGLEQLRKAYGELGYINFTGTPIPTIDDVHKVINLEIDIDEGKPFYVSRIEFTGNTITRDKVIRRELLLEEGQLYNSHLWELSIMRLNQLNYFDTLKVDQDSETRLNQDDGTVDLLLKLKEKGKNSIGLNGGISGLSGTFIGLNYETNNFLGLGETLSVQANVGDLQRNLSFGFTEPYLRNKPISLGVQLFTSKFDYNPAKSYSISNNTSANLSTAEQSLLTNYNQSTTGMTVTVSEPLRHLFSRTGVTRVGLAYSLSRASVTTFNDNTRNVFQSLAFRSGVQGPDQLSGIITSVLTPSFSFSSLDRAVGPHNGRDFNIDFQVAGVGGNVKYFEPAMSYRQFFPMKGIRINREGHNVLAFRAQLAHVEGFGGEVAPPTNRIYSGGDSDVRGFDIRSAGPYAFIPVRTLFNLTNPDGTTVPRDPTNPALGNVQIPLPIYRMVQIGGDTSITSNLEYRIPIMDRVVFSFFTDFNMTFDALPGQLRQSVAGNNILSGAAYGCPSYINGACYGTQSVAFPYQLKVVPGTNYVPRMSNGAQLEVTLPIVNAPFRLYYAFNPLRLYKTVPQELAVPNTGAGNTFQSYFPTTGAGLYSYQQAVQFYGADYVLREPRKTFRLTVSTSF; encoded by the coding sequence GTGCGTATCTTTACCGTGAATCGAGAGAGCGGAAGCTCCCTGAAATGCAAGACCAAGCCTGTGTGCACGCGCTCCAGCCGCTCCCGTATCGTCTGCGCTGTCGCGTTTGTTGCGTTGGCGGCTCTATCTGCCGCCGTGTTGCCTGCCCAGACGCTGCCGGGCATTTCGACCCCTTCGGCATCGTCTCTGACACCCCAGACTCTCTGCACCCCGGAGGTCATCGGCAACCGCCGCATCCCCAAGGAGTCCGTGCTGGCTCGCCTGTTCAGCCACGAGGGCGACACCTACGATCCCGCCGTCGTCGAGCGCGACTTCAACTCCCTCTGGAACACCAGCTACTTCGACGACGTACGCATCGAGAAGGTGGACACCCCCAAGTGCGTCCAGCTCGTCATCTATGTCCGCGAAAAACCCACCATTCGCGAGATCGACTACAAGGGCCTCAGCTCCGTCACGCAGTCTGACGTGCTCGATCGCTTCAAAAAGGCAAAGGTCGATATCTCGGTCGAGAGCCAGTACGACCCCACCGTCGTCAAGCGCGCTGAAGTCGTCCTGCGCGATCTACTCGCCGAGCACGGCCATCAGTTCGCCACCATCGTCACGCAGGTCAAGACGATCCCGCCCGCCTACGTCAACATCACCTTCAACATAAAAGAAGGCCCCACGGTCAAAGTGGGCAAGATCGAGTTCCAGGGCAACCAGCAGGTCTCGAGCCGCGTTCTGCGTCGCGCCATGGTCAACTCGAGGCCGATTGGCATCCCCCATTCGATCATCCTTGAGAACCTCTTCGCCCGCACCTTTGACGAGAGCAAGCTCGACGAAGACACCGAGCGCGTCCGCCAGGCCTATCGCGACCGCGGCTACTTCAAGGCGCTCACCAGCACGCCCATCACGCACGTGCGCGACGCCGGCGGCCTGAACCCCTTCACTCTTCGTCCCTCCAAAGGCAAGCGCATCGACATCCTGATGCCCGTTGAAGAGGGCGCTCGTTACCGGCTGGGCACCATCACCTTCAAGGGCAACAAGGCCGTCACTAACACCAAGGTGCTCCGCGCGCAGTTCGCCATGAAGGACGGCGACTGGTTCGATGCCGGGAAGTTTGGCAAAGGCCTCGAACAGCTCCGCAAGGCCTACGGCGAGCTCGGCTACATCAACTTCACCGGCACGCCGATTCCGACCATCGACGACGTCCACAAGGTCATCAACCTCGAGATCGACATCGACGAAGGCAAGCCCTTCTACGTCTCCCGCATCGAGTTCACCGGCAACACCATCACCCGCGACAAGGTCATCCGCCGCGAGCTTCTCCTCGAAGAAGGCCAGCTCTACAACAGCCATCTCTGGGAACTCTCCATCATGCGGCTGAACCAGTTGAACTACTTCGACACCCTCAAGGTCGACCAGGACTCCGAGACCCGCCTGAACCAGGACGACGGCACCGTCGACCTGCTCCTCAAGCTCAAGGAGAAGGGCAAGAACTCCATCGGCCTGAACGGCGGCATCAGCGGTCTCTCCGGCACCTTCATCGGCCTCAACTACGAGACGAACAACTTCCTTGGCCTCGGTGAAACCCTCTCCGTGCAGGCAAACGTCGGCGACCTCCAGCGCAACCTCAGCTTCGGCTTTACGGAGCCTTACCTGCGCAACAAGCCGATCTCGCTCGGCGTGCAGCTCTTCACCAGCAAGTTCGACTACAACCCGGCCAAGAGCTACTCCATCTCGAACAACACGTCTGCAAACCTGAGCACGGCCGAGCAGTCGCTGTTGACCAACTACAATCAGTCCACTACAGGCATGACGGTCACGGTCAGCGAGCCGCTGCGGCACCTCTTCTCTCGCACCGGCGTCACCCGTGTCGGCTTGGCATACTCGCTCTCTCGTGCCTCGGTTACGACGTTCAACGACAATACGCGCAACGTCTTCCAGTCGCTCGCCTTCCGCTCCGGCGTCCAGGGGCCGGACCAGTTGTCCGGCATCATCACTTCGGTGCTTACGCCCAGCTTCAGCTTCTCCAGCCTCGACCGCGCCGTCGGCCCGCATAATGGCAGGGACTTCAACATCGACTTCCAGGTCGCTGGTGTCGGTGGCAACGTCAAGTACTTCGAGCCGGCGATGAGCTATCGCCAGTTCTTCCCCATGAAGGGCATACGCATTAACCGCGAGGGCCACAATGTCCTCGCCTTCCGCGCACAGCTCGCCCACGTTGAGGGCTTCGGAGGTGAAGTCGCCCCGCCCACCAACCGCATCTACAGCGGCGGCGACAGCGACGTCCGCGGCTTCGATATCCGCTCTGCCGGACCGTACGCCTTTATTCCAGTCCGCACACTGTTCAACCTGACGAACCCCGACGGCACCACCGTGCCGCGCGACCCCACCAACCCAGCCCTCGGCAACGTCCAGATTCCTCTGCCCATTTATCGCATGGTGCAGATTGGCGGCGACACCAGCATCACGTCCAACCTTGAGTACCGCATCCCAATCATGGACCGGGTCGTCTTCTCGTTCTTTACCGACTTCAACATGACCTTCGATGCGTTACCGGGTCAGTTGCGTCAAAGCGTCGCCGGAAACAACATCCTCAGCGGTGCCGCTTACGGCTGCCCGTCGTATATCAACGGCGCCTGCTATGGCACACAGTCGGTCGCCTTCCCCTACCAGTTGAAGGTGGTTCCGGGCACAAACTATGTGCCACGCATGTCCAACGGCGCGCAGCTTGAGGTCACACTTCCCATCGTCAACGCGCCCTTCCGGCTCTACTACGCGTTCAACCCGCTGCGCCTCTACAAGACTGTTCCGCAGGAGCTGGCCGTGCCCAACACCGGTGCGGGCAACACCTTTCAGAGCTACTTCCCGACTACAGGCGCAGGCTTATACAGTTATCAGCAAGCAGTACAGTTTTACGGTGCAGACTACGTGCTCCGCGAGCCGCGTAAGACGTTCCGCCTCACCGTCAGCACCAGTTTCTAA
- the asnS gene encoding asparagine--tRNA ligase, with the protein MTTTHPPLATIASIGQHEGQTITLRGWLYNMRESGKLLFPIFRDGTGTIQGIVPKAAVTPEVFDRIKSLTQESSVIVTGKVRADKRAPSGYELDVENVEIVQLVSEADPFPITPKEHGIDFLMEHRHLWMRTPRQSAILRIRATIMRAAQEYFDTNGFVRTDPPILTPAACEGTSTLFELDYFGDPAYLTQSGQLYIESTALALGKVYSFGPTFRAEKSKTRRHLTEFWMIEPEVAWLELDGLMDLAEAFITHIVGRVLELHQADLKVLGRDPAKLEAIKAPFPRISYDEAHAMLDEAYKAGKLENPHQYGDDFGSPDETYISNQFDRPVMVHRYPAAFKAFYMQPDPADPTKALCVDVLAPEGYGEIIGGSQRIDSYDLLKSRIEEHNLPLEAFAWYLDLRKYGSVPHAGFGMGIERVVGWLCNLDHVRETIPFARTLNRIYP; encoded by the coding sequence ATGACGACCACACATCCTCCCCTCGCTACGATTGCTTCCATCGGCCAGCACGAAGGTCAGACCATCACCCTGCGCGGCTGGCTCTACAACATGCGCGAGTCCGGCAAGCTGCTCTTCCCCATCTTCCGCGACGGTACCGGCACCATCCAGGGCATCGTGCCGAAGGCCGCCGTCACGCCCGAGGTCTTCGACCGCATCAAGTCGCTCACGCAGGAGTCCAGCGTCATCGTCACCGGCAAGGTCCGCGCCGACAAGCGCGCGCCCTCCGGCTACGAGCTCGATGTCGAGAATGTCGAGATCGTCCAGCTCGTCAGCGAAGCCGACCCGTTCCCCATCACGCCCAAAGAGCACGGCATCGACTTCCTCATGGAGCACCGCCACCTCTGGATGCGCACCCCACGCCAGTCGGCCATCCTGCGCATCCGCGCCACCATCATGCGCGCCGCGCAGGAGTACTTCGACACCAACGGCTTCGTCCGCACCGACCCGCCCATCCTCACACCAGCCGCCTGCGAAGGCACCAGCACGCTCTTCGAGCTTGACTACTTCGGCGACCCCGCCTACCTCACCCAGTCCGGCCAGCTCTACATCGAAAGCACCGCGCTCGCCCTGGGCAAGGTCTACAGCTTCGGCCCCACCTTCCGCGCCGAGAAGTCAAAGACCCGCCGCCATCTCACCGAGTTCTGGATGATCGAACCCGAAGTCGCCTGGCTCGAACTCGACGGCCTCATGGACCTGGCCGAAGCCTTCATCACCCACATCGTCGGGCGTGTACTCGAACTGCACCAGGCGGACCTGAAGGTCCTCGGACGCGACCCCGCGAAGCTCGAAGCCATCAAGGCCCCGTTTCCACGCATCTCGTATGACGAAGCCCATGCGATGCTCGACGAGGCATACAAGGCCGGCAAGCTCGAAAATCCGCACCAGTACGGCGACGACTTCGGCTCACCCGACGAGACCTACATCTCCAATCAATTCGACCGCCCCGTCATGGTGCACCGCTATCCGGCAGCCTTCAAGGCCTTCTACATGCAGCCCGACCCTGCGGACCCCACCAAAGCGCTCTGCGTCGACGTGCTCGCTCCCGAAGGCTACGGTGAGATCATCGGCGGCTCGCAGCGCATCGACAGCTACGACCTCCTCAAGTCGCGCATCGAAGAACACAACCTCCCACTCGAAGCCTTCGCCTGGTACCTCGACCTGCGCAAATACGGCAGCGTCCCGCACGCAGGCTTCGGCATGGGCATCGAACGGGTCGTCGGCTGGCTCTGCAACCTCGACCACGTCCGCGAAACCATCCCCTTCGCCAGAACGCTCAACCGCATCTACCCGTAA
- a CDS encoding methyltransferase gives MNEPHPDHILQVGLGFWASKTLLSAVELELFTELANRPATLVELSARLGLHPRSARDFLDTLVALEFLERKDGVYSNTPSTDLFLDKRKPSYLGGMLEMANQRLYPFWGNLTTALRSGEPQNEASRGGEDLFAALYADPARLRDFLKAMTGLSHGANMAIACKFPFANYKSAVDVGTAQGDLIAQIALTNPHITGIGFDLPGVAPIFEDYIAENGLDGRVRFQPGSFFDGPIPRAEVVTMGHILHDWDLDTKKMLICKAYDALPTGGSLVVYESIIDDDRRKNAFGLLMSLNMLIETRGGFDYTGADCMGWMKEASFRETRVEHLVGPESMVVGIK, from the coding sequence ATGAACGAGCCGCATCCCGATCATATTCTGCAGGTAGGCCTCGGCTTCTGGGCCTCGAAGACACTACTGAGCGCAGTCGAACTGGAACTCTTTACCGAGCTTGCCAATCGCCCCGCAACACTGGTCGAACTCAGCGCACGTCTCGGCCTGCATCCACGCTCCGCGCGAGACTTCCTCGACACTCTGGTCGCTCTCGAATTCCTTGAGCGCAAAGACGGCGTCTACAGCAACACTCCATCGACCGACCTCTTCCTTGACAAGCGCAAGCCGTCTTATCTCGGAGGCATGCTCGAGATGGCAAATCAGCGCCTCTATCCCTTCTGGGGAAATCTGACTACCGCACTGCGCAGCGGCGAACCGCAGAACGAGGCCAGCCGCGGCGGCGAGGACCTCTTTGCCGCGCTCTACGCCGACCCCGCCCGCCTGCGCGACTTCCTCAAGGCAATGACTGGTCTCAGCCACGGCGCCAACATGGCCATCGCGTGCAAGTTTCCTTTTGCGAACTACAAGTCCGCCGTCGACGTCGGCACCGCGCAGGGCGACCTCATCGCGCAGATTGCTCTAACCAACCCGCACATCACCGGCATTGGCTTCGACCTGCCCGGAGTTGCGCCTATCTTTGAGGACTATATCGCCGAGAACGGTCTCGACGGCCGCGTGCGCTTTCAACCCGGAAGCTTCTTCGACGGCCCTATCCCCAGGGCAGAGGTGGTCACGATGGGCCACATCCTCCACGACTGGGACCTCGACACCAAGAAGATGCTCATTTGCAAAGCGTACGATGCACTCCCCACCGGCGGCTCCCTGGTGGTCTACGAGTCCATCATCGACGACGACCGCCGCAAGAACGCCTTCGGCCTCCTCATGAGCCTCAACATGCTCATCGAAACCCGTGGCGGCTTCGACTACACCGGCGCCGACTGTATGGGCTGGATGAAAGAAGCCAGCTTCCGCGAGACCCGCGTCGAGCACCTCGTCGGCCCCGAGTCCATGGTCGTCGGCATCAAATAG
- a CDS encoding sugar phosphate isomerase/epimerase family protein — MQPGLSTHVFLEQRLHPGLLDALHQGGAKTIELFAARHHFDYTDRSNLREIASWFRSNEVAATLHQPIFTEAHWSRHVAPSLNLIDAEKSRRIDAMDEVKRALESAEHIPITAAVLHLGLKDEPWDTRALENSLTAIEHLKAFAHPLGIRILLENLQNDVTTPAHLLEILKVGHFDRVGICLDVGHAHLAAPENKGIDDAFEHLGPRIAQLHLHDNQGQRDDHLWPGSGTIDWKNLTKHIAALPAATPGIFEISYDLEETPDSIAARTIQSTDLMKRASE; from the coding sequence ATGCAACCCGGCCTATCGACCCACGTCTTCCTGGAGCAGCGCCTGCACCCCGGCCTGCTCGATGCACTTCATCAAGGCGGCGCGAAGACCATCGAACTCTTCGCCGCGCGACACCACTTCGACTACACAGACCGCTCCAACCTGCGCGAGATCGCCTCCTGGTTCCGTTCGAATGAAGTAGCCGCCACGCTGCACCAGCCCATCTTCACCGAAGCGCACTGGTCGCGCCACGTAGCTCCATCGCTCAACCTCATTGACGCCGAAAAGTCGCGCCGCATCGATGCCATGGACGAGGTCAAGCGCGCGCTCGAGTCCGCCGAGCACATCCCCATCACCGCCGCAGTCCTTCACCTCGGCCTCAAAGACGAACCGTGGGACACACGCGCCCTCGAAAATTCGCTCACCGCCATCGAGCACCTGAAAGCATTCGCGCACCCACTCGGCATCCGCATCCTGCTTGAAAATCTCCAGAACGACGTCACTACGCCTGCGCACCTGCTCGAAATCCTCAAAGTCGGCCACTTCGACCGCGTCGGCATCTGCCTCGACGTAGGCCACGCGCACCTTGCTGCGCCGGAGAACAAAGGCATCGACGACGCCTTTGAGCATCTCGGCCCACGCATCGCCCAGCTTCACCTGCACGACAATCAAGGCCAGCGCGACGACCATCTCTGGCCCGGCTCCGGCACCATCGACTGGAAGAACCTGACGAAACACATCGCCGCGCTTCCCGCAGCCACACCCGGCATCTTCGAGATCTCCTACGATCTCGAAGAGACGCCAGACTCCATCGCCGCCAGGACCATTCAGTCCACCGACCTGATGAAGCGCGCCAGCGAGTAG
- a CDS encoding GDSL-type esterase/lipase family protein has product MRRLLCACLCGVLGVAMGQAQAAPAAAPSSDQAARREAIQQRLADWPQLDHYRAANAALAPVAAGEQRVVFYGASVAEYWGKNGSVFFPGKPYINRGIGGQISSQLLLRFRQDVIDLHPAAVVILEGTNDISNSKLTPEMTENNWESMVDLAKANGIRVVLTSITPVSDFPWHRGMHPAGIIRTTNAWLKAYCANHSLVYVDFYSVLVNSEGGMKADLTVDGVHATPKGYAVMAPLVQAGIDEALGKKE; this is encoded by the coding sequence ATGAGGCGTCTGTTGTGCGCGTGTCTGTGCGGGGTGCTGGGAGTTGCGATGGGACAGGCACAGGCTGCTCCGGCTGCTGCACCGTCTTCTGACCAGGCGGCGCGGCGGGAGGCTATCCAGCAGAGGTTGGCGGACTGGCCTCAACTGGATCATTACCGCGCGGCCAATGCTGCGCTTGCTCCTGTGGCTGCGGGTGAGCAGCGCGTGGTGTTTTATGGCGCTTCGGTGGCGGAGTACTGGGGAAAGAATGGCAGCGTGTTTTTTCCGGGAAAGCCATATATCAACCGAGGAATCGGCGGACAGATTTCGTCGCAACTGCTGCTGCGGTTTCGGCAGGACGTGATTGATCTGCATCCCGCGGCGGTAGTGATTCTGGAAGGGACGAACGATATCTCGAACAGCAAGCTGACGCCGGAGATGACGGAGAATAACTGGGAGTCGATGGTGGACCTTGCCAAAGCGAATGGAATTCGCGTGGTCCTCACGTCGATCACGCCGGTGTCGGACTTTCCCTGGCACCGCGGAATGCATCCGGCGGGAATCATTCGCACGACGAATGCGTGGCTGAAGGCATACTGCGCGAACCACTCGCTGGTCTATGTGGATTTCTACTCCGTGCTCGTCAATTCGGAGGGCGGGATGAAGGCAGACCTTACAGTGGATGGCGTTCATGCGACGCCGAAGGGTTATGCGGTGATGGCTCCGCTGGTGCAGGCGGGGATTGATGAAGCTCTTGGTAAAAAGGAATAA
- a CDS encoding SGNH/GDSL hydrolase family protein: MKIFACAVVLACASCVPASYGQAAAASPSPAAEPSSAQMAKEIAAMKTKLDDWPQLGRYRADNAALGPVAAGEQRVVFFGDSITDAWGRVPDTGEFFPGKPYVNRGISGQTTEQMVVRFRQDVIDLHPSAVVILAGTNDVAGNTGPMTPEMTEENWKSMADLARANGIRVIFASVLPSRDFPWHKGLDPAPKIRTLNNWLQGYCVTHSLTYLDYYSSMAADDGGMKPGISKDGVHPNTAGYAIMAPLAEAAIAKALK; this comes from the coding sequence ATGAAGATCTTTGCCTGTGCAGTTGTTCTTGCTTGTGCGTCGTGCGTGCCTGCCAGCTATGGTCAGGCAGCGGCAGCTTCACCTTCTCCGGCTGCTGAGCCGTCTTCGGCCCAGATGGCGAAGGAGATCGCCGCAATGAAGACGAAGCTGGATGATTGGCCGCAGCTTGGGCGGTATCGCGCAGACAACGCTGCGTTGGGGCCAGTGGCTGCGGGCGAACAACGCGTGGTCTTCTTTGGCGACTCGATCACCGATGCCTGGGGAAGAGTGCCGGACACAGGCGAGTTCTTTCCCGGCAAGCCTTACGTGAACCGCGGCATCAGCGGGCAGACGACTGAGCAGATGGTGGTGCGGTTCCGGCAGGACGTGATTGACCTGCATCCTTCTGCCGTTGTGATTCTGGCGGGAACGAACGACGTGGCCGGAAACACAGGGCCGATGACTCCGGAGATGACGGAGGAGAACTGGAAGTCGATGGCTGATCTGGCGCGCGCCAATGGGATTCGCGTGATCTTTGCTTCGGTGCTGCCGTCGCGGGACTTTCCTTGGCACAAGGGGCTCGATCCGGCACCGAAGATTCGCACGCTGAACAACTGGTTGCAGGGCTACTGCGTGACGCACTCGCTGACGTATCTGGACTACTACTCGTCGATGGCTGCGGACGATGGCGGCATGAAGCCGGGCATTAGCAAGGATGGCGTGCATCCGAATACGGCTGGGTACGCGATTATGGCTCCGCTGGCCGAGGCCGCGATTGCGAAGGCGCTGAAGTAG
- a CDS encoding energy transducer TonB: MKNLALAGILLLIASPSAYTQIKRTSIPMGDEVTKALNKTLLTGSDARPFHMRIVVSEPDNPQSPYQGTIEEWWMSPDQWRREVTDKEGLKQTIVVAEGKKTEKDEGDYFPLWLREFVIAAFEPIPDAAGWTASGIQLEQITLPNGNKSDACARAQSKIGTGDRATDAFSNICFDGKGMLKFYGSPRYAMEFHDYRGFGKKQFPMQFVNDPEPGTRLVGAVTTLEDESKIKNVADLFTPLGADDNRFESVAVSSAAMEQLSAGNPEITWPPVQSGNVHGRLAMYVSVDRDGVVREAWPLNSDNAGLDDPARDQVRHWKFKSAVDKSGNRVQVDGGLGFSFETKIGNPLPELSDAEVRSLAINLVEPKWPSSGLQSGEVIEVRVSVDEQGKLAGIGFTKVPIAAQGAVLNVWHEWKFRPLIQDGKPQYFHGVLRFVIP; the protein is encoded by the coding sequence ATGAAAAACCTGGCCCTTGCAGGCATTCTCCTGCTTATTGCATCTCCATCTGCCTACACTCAGATCAAGCGAACTAGCATACCGATGGGGGATGAGGTAACCAAAGCACTGAACAAGACTCTGCTTACCGGGTCAGATGCGCGTCCCTTCCACATGCGGATTGTGGTCTCCGAACCTGATAACCCGCAATCTCCATATCAGGGGACCATTGAAGAGTGGTGGATGTCACCTGACCAGTGGCGGCGCGAAGTCACCGACAAAGAAGGCCTCAAGCAAACCATCGTCGTTGCTGAAGGCAAAAAGACAGAGAAGGACGAAGGAGATTATTTCCCGCTGTGGCTTCGTGAATTCGTCATTGCGGCTTTCGAACCTATCCCTGATGCTGCAGGATGGACAGCAAGCGGCATCCAGCTTGAACAAATTACGTTGCCCAATGGAAATAAATCCGATGCTTGTGCGCGAGCGCAATCAAAGATCGGAACGGGCGACAGGGCAACGGATGCCTTTTCGAATATCTGCTTCGATGGCAAAGGAATGCTGAAATTTTATGGCAGCCCGCGTTATGCAATGGAGTTCCATGATTACCGTGGCTTCGGCAAAAAGCAGTTTCCAATGCAATTCGTCAACGATCCAGAGCCGGGAACTAGACTCGTTGGCGCTGTGACTACTCTCGAAGACGAATCAAAAATAAAAAATGTAGCTGACCTTTTCACACCTCTCGGAGCAGACGACAATCGCTTTGAATCTGTGGCTGTGAGTTCGGCAGCGATGGAGCAGCTCAGTGCAGGTAACCCGGAAATCACTTGGCCCCCAGTGCAGTCGGGCAATGTCCATGGTCGGCTTGCAATGTATGTCTCGGTAGATAGAGATGGAGTAGTTCGAGAGGCATGGCCTTTGAATTCTGACAACGCTGGCCTGGATGATCCTGCGCGCGATCAGGTACGTCACTGGAAGTTCAAGTCCGCTGTTGATAAAAGCGGAAACCGCGTTCAGGTGGATGGCGGTCTAGGCTTTTCATTCGAAACAAAGATCGGTAACCCTTTGCCCGAGCTGAGCGATGCCGAGGTAAGAAGTCTTGCTATCAATCTTGTTGAGCCGAAATGGCCATCGAGTGGCCTTCAGTCTGGCGAAGTTATCGAAGTCCGAGTGAGTGTAGACGAGCAGGGCAAGCTTGCAGGTATTGGATTTACAAAGGTTCCAATCGCTGCTCAAGGCGCCGTGTTGAATGTATGGCACGAGTGGAAATTCCGGCCACTGATTCAGGACGGCAAGCCTCAATATTTCCACGGCGTGCTTCGCTTTGTCATCCCGTAA